The Verrucomicrobiia bacterium genome contains a region encoding:
- a CDS encoding DUF1328 domain-containing protein — protein sequence MLHWTLTFLVLALIAGALGFTGIAGAAAGIAQILFVIFLVFFLVSLIRRNA from the coding sequence ATGTTGCACTGGACGCTGACCTTCCTGGTTCTTGCCTTGATCGCTGGAGCCTTGGGCTTTACCGGCATTGCCGGCGCCGCCGCCGGAATCGCGCAGATCCTCTTCGTCATCTTCCTCGTCTTTTTCCTCGTGTCGCTGATCCGGCGGAATGCCTGA
- a CDS encoding response regulator has protein sequence MDDDEAIVFITSRVLERLGYQVTGLLNAQVALQQFEASPDAFDVVVTDLSMPGLSGIELASELRRIRPDVPMVLTSGCIRPEDLEMATRLGRTEVVGKPSPPEELDAVLRRLLESR, from the coding sequence GTGGATGATGACGAAGCGATCGTCTTCATCACCTCGAGGGTGCTGGAACGGCTGGGATACCAGGTGACAGGCCTGTTGAACGCCCAGGTGGCGCTGCAGCAGTTCGAGGCGAGTCCGGACGCCTTCGATGTGGTGGTCACCGACCTGTCGATGCCCGGATTGTCCGGCATCGAACTGGCCTCGGAATTGAGGCGCATCCGGCCGGACGTGCCCATGGTGCTGACCTCCGGCTGCATCCGCCCCGAGGACCTGGAAATGGCAACCCGACTGGGGCGGACCGAGGTGGTCGGCAAACCGAGCCCTCCGGAGGAACTGGACGCCGTTCTCCGGAGGTTGCTGGAAAGCCGGTAG
- a CDS encoding sigma-54-dependent Fis family transcriptional regulator, which produces MDKLLIIDDDADILHAFRRLLEGDDLAIHTGGSGEAALELIPQLHPDLVIMDVRMAGLNGLETLRRIREADARLPVIIMTAYGTTQTAIEAMKLGAYDYLLKPPDIPKLKELIAGALRAARQMKAVVSVEPLLESADYELGIVGRSPAMQRVFKLIGQLSASSATALITGESGTGKELVARAIYSHGSRARQPFVAINCAAIPENLLESELFGHEKGAFTGATQQRIGKFEQCHRGTLFLDEIGDMPLATQTKILRVLQSGTFERVGGNETVQVDVQVIAATNKPLEQAVAARAFREDLFYRLNVVRIPLPPLRERRDDIPLLVDYFLRRFARESGRPAKAIVADALRALEAHPWPGNVRELENALRRASVVATGDTILPRDLPPEVIGPSAPMPGILAAVEPASPVPTAAVEAPTVPETEKELLPLIQGLFRWARTRPGMKVLPAVERELVIEALKETRGNQVQAARMLGITRATLRKRIEKYAIRKDLVIQ; this is translated from the coding sequence ATGGACAAGTTGCTGATCATCGACGACGACGCCGATATCCTGCACGCCTTCCGGCGGCTTCTTGAAGGGGATGACCTTGCGATTCACACCGGCGGAAGTGGGGAGGCCGCTCTCGAACTGATTCCGCAGCTCCATCCTGACCTGGTGATCATGGATGTCCGCATGGCCGGCCTCAACGGGCTGGAGACGCTTCGCCGCATCCGCGAGGCCGACGCGCGCCTGCCGGTCATCATCATGACGGCTTACGGCACGACCCAGACGGCCATCGAGGCGATGAAGCTGGGGGCCTACGATTACCTGCTCAAGCCGCCCGACATCCCGAAGCTCAAGGAATTGATCGCCGGGGCCTTGCGTGCCGCGCGCCAGATGAAGGCCGTGGTGAGCGTCGAGCCGCTCCTTGAGTCGGCCGACTATGAACTCGGCATCGTGGGCCGCAGCCCGGCGATGCAGCGGGTCTTCAAGCTGATCGGGCAACTTTCGGCGTCCTCTGCCACCGCGCTGATCACCGGCGAGAGCGGCACCGGCAAGGAACTCGTGGCGCGCGCCATCTACAGCCACGGATCCCGTGCGCGGCAGCCGTTCGTGGCCATCAACTGTGCGGCCATCCCGGAAAACCTTCTCGAGAGCGAACTGTTCGGCCACGAGAAGGGCGCCTTCACCGGCGCCACCCAGCAGCGAATCGGGAAATTTGAGCAATGCCACCGCGGCACGCTCTTCCTCGATGAGATCGGTGATATGCCGCTGGCCACCCAGACCAAGATCCTGCGCGTGCTCCAGTCGGGCACCTTCGAACGGGTGGGCGGCAACGAGACCGTCCAGGTGGATGTCCAGGTGATCGCCGCGACCAACAAACCCCTCGAACAGGCGGTGGCGGCCCGCGCTTTCCGCGAAGACCTCTTCTACCGCCTGAATGTCGTGCGGATCCCGCTGCCGCCCCTCCGGGAACGCCGCGACGACATCCCGCTGCTGGTGGATTACTTCCTCCGGCGCTTCGCCCGCGAATCCGGCCGTCCCGCCAAGGCCATCGTGGCGGATGCCTTGCGTGCCCTTGAGGCTCACCCATGGCCGGGCAATGTCCGCGAACTCGAAAACGCCCTCCGTCGCGCCTCGGTGGTGGCCACTGGCGACACCATCCTGCCCCGCGATCTGCCTCCCGAAGTCATCGGCCCCTCCGCACCGATGCCCGGCATTCTGGCCGCTGTTGAACCCGCATCCCCGGTCCCGACCGCCGCCGTTGAGGCCCCGACGGTGCCGGAGACCGAAAAGGAGCTGCTGCCGCTCATCCAGGGGCTCTTCCGATGGGCCCGTACGCGCCCGGGCATGAAGGTCCTGCCTGCCGTCGAGCGCGAACTGGTGATCGAGGCGCTCAAGGAGACCCGCGGCAATCAGGTGCAGGCCGCCCGGATGCTGGGCATCACCCGCGCCACGCTCCGCAAACGCATCGAGAAGTATGCCATCCGGAAAGACCTGGTGATCCAGTAG